A window of Sphingobacterium kitahiroshimense genomic DNA:
AGTCAATAGAAGTGTAGCAAAATCATCAACCTCAGAATCTTTACGATGTATAGATGTTCTTTTGACAGCAGTTAATGGCTTGCCAAATAAAGAGATCACCTGGTCCAGTAAGTGAGATCCCAGATCAAACAAAATTCCTGCGGCAGGACGCTTAGTTTCTTTAAAGACCTTTTGTCCAATCTCAGCACGATAACGATCAAATCGTAAATGAAGTTCAACAGTTTCACCAACTTTACCACATTCCAAAACAGATTTTAGCGAATTAAAATCCGAATCAAATCTTCTGTTATGATAAGGTAATACAAACTTTCCAACCTTTCGTCCCAAATCAAATAATTCCTTTGCTTCTAATACCGTAGGCGCAAAAGGCTTTTCAATCAGAACATGTTTTCCTGCCAGCAAAGCTTGCTTAGCTAAAGAAACATGGGTATCGTTTGGTGTATTGATAATGACAAGTTCAATTGCATCATCTGCGAGAAGCTCCTCAACACTATCATAACTGATAATCGAAGGATAATCTAATTGTGCTTTTTTAGTTGATCGCTCTACAACTGCCCGCAATTCAAAGCGATCATTATTGGCTATAAATGGCGTATGGAATACCCTTCCGGACATTCCATACGACAAAACACCTGTAATTATTTTATTTACAGTCATTAAAATAAGATTTTATTTAGTGATGTGCATGCTCATCTACTTTACCACCAGCAAGTTTATAAACCTCTTGAAGTTTTTCTAAGCTCTCATGTGAAAAGTGATTAACAGCAGCATTTGTATTGTGAGACTCTTTCGTCAATTTTTTATTTACTTCAGCTTGAATCTCAGCAACAAGATGAGTATAAGCTTTATCATTAAATGCTGCAGTACTGTCCGCACCTAAAGCAACCGGAGCTTGAAAAGCAGGAACACCTCTCATCGCATCATTAACATGAAGGCTCAATGCTAATGAATCCAACTGCGGAAGAATAGTACTATACGACTCTTGAATTTTTGCAGATAAAGCTTTCGTCTCTGCAGAAGTAGATTTTGACTCAGCAAATTTCGCCAAATTCATCAAATAGTTCCCTTGCTCACCC
This region includes:
- a CDS encoding Gfo/Idh/MocA family oxidoreductase, which gives rise to MTVNKIITGVLSYGMSGRVFHTPFIANNDRFELRAVVERSTKKAQLDYPSIISYDSVEELLADDAIELVIINTPNDTHVSLAKQALLAGKHVLIEKPFAPTVLEAKELFDLGRKVGKFVLPYHNRRFDSDFNSLKSVLECGKVGETVELHLRFDRYRAEIGQKVFKETKRPAAGILFDLGSHLLDQVISLFGKPLTAVKRTSIHRKDSEVDDFATLLLTFDHGLTVFITVSMLVLESQYSFLLHGTQGTFVKDRTDVQENQLIDGISPIDEHYGEENEHAEGLLTYLEQGNMVSERLKALKGNYMLLFDAVYDQIRNDKAYFVTEEQIYWQLEILE